From the Methanofastidiosum sp. genome, the window AATCAATAAAAAAATAAAGGCCAAATTAAATGACTTAGGCTCTCCTATTATGGATGGAAGAGTTTTTGCACCTTTTTTAACATCACCTTCTAGATCTTCTATATCTTTCACAACTTCTCTTGAAACCATAGCAAAAAACGAGACAAGAGCAAGGATTAGAACGCCCTTGTAACTACCAATAGCCGTACCTCCATAAATAAAAGTTATTGAAGTAAGAAATGAAACAAGAAGATTCCCTGAAAAAGGCTTTCTCTTAAGAGTCATTGCATACAGATACATCAAGATGCAAGCTGCAACACATATAGAGAAGGCCAAAAGATTTACCATAAATGCAAGAATACACGCAACAATAAATGAAAAAATAGAAAAACTATAGGCTGCCTTTAGGCTCATTGCACCCCTGGGTAGTACTCTCTTAGGTGCATTTATCTTGTCTATCTCATAATCAAAGTAGTCATTAATTGTATTGCCACCGGCGCAAGCAAATACCGCAACAAAAAAAACTAAAATAATCTTGGGTATATCTAGGAATCCACCTCCGGCCACAAGTGCGCCTATCAAGACTGCAACTCCTGAAAAAAGTGCATTCGATGGTCTTGTTATTTCGACGAATTCTTTTACACCCATAGCATCTTCTCGATTTTTTCTAACTCTTCTATGCTGCCCGAAGTCATTGGATATTTTGGCGTGAATGGGCACTTTGGCTCTTTTTCTTTTGATATATCATAGGTATTTATCGTTCTCGCCATCTCGACTATCTCATTTTTATCATATGTCAAAACAGGCCTTAAAACTGGGACTTTAACAGTTGAGTCAAGGACAGTAAGATTTTTTAAGGTTTGGGAGGCCACCTGTCCAAGATTTTCACCAGTAACTATTGCGAAATAACCTTTTTCATTACACATTTTTTCAGCTTCTTTTAGAAATCTTCTCTTACAGAAAATACACAACCACTTTTCTTTTCCTTTTTCACATAGTCTTTGTTTTGTATCGGAAAGATATGGCACACCATCAATCACGTAATCCTTGATTTCATGGCCATATGAAAATTTTTGGAGATTTTCCTTTATATTAAGGTATTTTTGGTATCCTTCTTCTGTAATTTTAAAATGCATTAGATCAACTTTACATCCTCTTTTCATTAGTAGCCAGGCTGCAACTGGTGAGTCAATGCCGCTTGAAACAAGACATATTACTTGGCCTTGCACCCCAAGAGGTAAACCTCCAAATGCTTCAAGCCTTTCTGTGAAAAGATATGCATAATCATCAAGAAATTCTATTCCCATCTCAAAATCATAGTTCAAAAGGCTAACTTCCAGACCAAGAGATTCTTTAAGATAAGCACCCAGAACTTCATTGACTTCATTTGAAGTCATCGGGAACTCTTTGGTAATCCTCCTAGAACTAACTCTGAACTTCAAACCTTTATCTTTTGATAGCTCCAGAGACTTTTCTTTAATCTTTTCAAAATCTGCTTCCATTTTGATGGCAGGCGATAGTGATGTGATACCAAAGACATTCTTTAAAGCTATTGACGCTTCTCTAGTCTTATCGGTATAGACAATTAACCTTCCTAAAACAACATTAATCGATGAATAAGGAATATTATTTTTTTCAAGACAATCTCTCATGTTTTCCAATAGAGTTTTGTTCCACCATTTTCTTGTCTGATCGGACTTTAAGGCTATTTCTCCATATCTAACAAGGACGCAGCCTTCCAATTAGCCCCCTCCTATTTCAAGGAAGCTTTCGGCAACATAGCCAACTTGCTCCCATGAAAGCCCGTAAGTAGATATCTTAAACTTTCTTGTTCTGCCAGGTTTCATTCCAATTATGCCCCTATCTTTTAATTCATAATAAAGAAAATAGCCTTTTTTCTTGTGATTCTTTGCAATATTGTCGTAAACTGGAGTATCAAGCTTTATCAAATCGTGATTTTTAGGTTTCTCTCCGAGCTGTTTTATGTCAATTTTTTCTAACTCGCTAACAAGGTATCTGGCCTTTTTGACTTCATCGTCCCAATTCTTTACTCTCTCCTTAACAAATGGAAAAGATGCCATCAAAGCCATAAGTGATGCGCCCCTGGAAGAACATCCGAGTATCTCTAAAGGTTTTGACTTCCAGTTTGTCCCAGGTTTGAATACTTTATCTTGCCATCCTTCTTTTATTGCGAGTATCCCTATGTTACCTCC encodes:
- a CDS encoding UbiA family prenyltransferase, whose product is MGVKEFVEITRPSNALFSGVAVLIGALVAGGGFLDIPKIILVFFVAVFACAGGNTINDYFDYEIDKINAPKRVLPRGAMSLKAAYSFSIFSFIVACILAFMVNLLAFSICVAACILMYLYAMTLKRKPFSGNLLVSFLTSITFIYGGTAIGSYKGVLILALVSFFAMVSREVVKDIEDLEGDVKKGAKTLPSIIGEPKSFNLAFIFLLIAVFLLYIPFISNLYGYIYLIIVTPVVIYVLYILLRILKNKDNPGKIQRSIKKAMYLVLVIFLLSGIIYRIV
- the thiI gene encoding tRNA 4-thiouridine(8) synthase ThiI; translation: MEGCVLVRYGEIALKSDQTRKWWNKTLLENMRDCLEKNNIPYSSINVVLGRLIVYTDKTREASIALKNVFGITSLSPAIKMEADFEKIKEKSLELSKDKGLKFRVSSRRITKEFPMTSNEVNEVLGAYLKESLGLEVSLLNYDFEMGIEFLDDYAYLFTERLEAFGGLPLGVQGQVICLVSSGIDSPVAAWLLMKRGCKVDLMHFKITEEGYQKYLNIKENLQKFSYGHEIKDYVIDGVPYLSDTKQRLCEKGKEKWLCIFCKRRFLKEAEKMCNEKGYFAIVTGENLGQVASQTLKNLTVLDSTVKVPVLRPVLTYDKNEIVEMARTINTYDISKEKEPKCPFTPKYPMTSGSIEELEKIEKMLWV